A portion of the Saimiri boliviensis isolate mSaiBol1 chromosome 1, mSaiBol1.pri, whole genome shotgun sequence genome contains these proteins:
- the LOC120361815 gene encoding phospholipid phosphatase 2-like isoform X2: protein MSFMGSRIYIKRNLPLVPQMGENPEKKRSENETGIACLLDTTVCPGCWVQSLHGLSFYSGHASFRMYCVVFLALYVQAQLCWKWAWLLRPTVQFFMVAFALYVGYTRVSDHKHHWSDVLAGLLQGALVAGLTVSYISDFFKA, encoded by the exons atgtccttcaTGGGATCTcgaatttatataaaaagaaatcttccctTAGTtccacagatgggagaaaatcctgAGAAGAAACGCAGTGAAAACGAAACCGGTATTGCCTGCTTGCTGGACACTACCGTCTGCCCTGGGTGTTGGGTTCAGAGTCTTCATGG gttgTCTTTCTACTCGGGACACGCCTCCTTTAGGATGTACTGCGTGGTGTTCCTGGCG CTCTACGTGCAGGCACAGCTCTGCTGGAAGTGGGCGTGGCTGCTGCGCCCCACAGTCCAGTTCTTCATGGTGGCCTTCGCCCTCTATGTGGGCTACACCCGAGTGTCTGATCATAAACACCACTGGAGCGATGTCCTCGCTGGCCTCCTGCAAGGGGCGCTGGTGGCTGGCCTCACT GTCAGCTATATCTCAGACTTCTTCAAAGCCTGA
- the LOC120361815 gene encoding uncharacterized protein LOC120361815 isoform X1, with protein sequence MPSPNPSLSLDPSLPSIPPLGPLPSTPVLPWAPPFPHFLPWDPFPQPQSIPGTPPPSIPPLGPLPPTSVHPWTPPSSPHPPLGPLPSTPVLPWAPPFSPFLPWDLFPQPQSFLGPPPFPPFLPWDPFPQPQSIPGTPPSSIPLLRLLPPTPVLPWSPPSPPPHPTLGPLVPTPILSGGPSLPPISPPGHLTPNPVLPWTPSSPGSFPGSPACTPQPFPGLVSAPVLSTGPPLRGLSSPTGTLPLIAHLGPCSCPSCSCPLPWCLPSPCPVSPSSILPGQLYLRLLQSLTPTALPEGGGAGREAQPVADSDPGRG encoded by the coding sequence atgccttcccccaaccccagtctttccctggacccctcccttccctccattcctcccctgggaccccttccctcaaccccagtccttccctgggcccctcccttcccccatttcctcccctgggacccttttccccaaccccagtccatcccTGGGACCCCTCCTCCCTCTATTCCTCCTCTGGGACCCCTTCCCCCAACCTCAGTCCATCCCTggacccctccctcctccccacatcctcccctgggaccccttcccTCAACCCCAGTTCTTCCCTgggcccctcccttctccccattcctcccctgggacctcttcccccaaccccagtcctttCTGgggccccctcccttccccccattcctcccctgggacccttttccccaaccccagtccatcccTGGGACCCCTCCTTCCTCCATTCCTCTGCTGAGActacttcccccaaccccagtccttccctggtcccctccctccccacccccccatcctaCCCTTGGACCCCTTGTCCCAACCCCAATCCTTTCTGGgggcccctcccttccccccattTCTCCCCCGGGACACCTCACCCCAAACCCAGTCCTTCCCTGGACACCTTCTTCCCCCGgttccttccctgggtctcctgcCTGCACGCCGCAGCCCTTCCCTGGGCTTGTCAGCGCCCCAGTGCTCTCCACTGGTCCTCCACTAAGAGGGCTCTCTTCCCCCACAGGCACTCTTCCTCTCATTGCCCACCTGGGACCCTGTTCCTGCCCCTCCTGCTCATGCCCATTACCCTGGTGcttgcccagcccctgcccagtctCACCTTCCTCCATTCTGCCAGGTCAGCTATATCTCAGACTTCTTCAAAGCCTGACCCCCACAGCACTGCCcgaaggaggaggagctggaaggGAAGCCCAGCCTGTCGCTGACAGTGACCCTGGGCGAGGCTGA